The nucleotide sequence AGTGCTTACGACGGTCGTGATGCCGGAGAAGAAGGGGGCGGACGTCTACCGTGATACCGTGCTGGAGAAATTTAATATGTCCCTAGGGAGCGGTCTGGGGATACTGAAGGACCAGGTGTTCCGGATCGGTCACCTGGGAGATTTCAATGACCTGATGTTGATCGGGACCTTGGCTGGAGTCGAAATGGGGTTTGCCCTGAATGGCGTGCCCTATAAACAGGGTGGCGTCATGGAAGCGATGGGTTTCCTTGCCGTGCATTGAATTGGAGTGATGGTGTTTTATATGCTGAGCATTCTGATGTCCGTGTCCGATTTGGGAGAGTGATTTTCCGATGATCGGGGCTGAACTTATCTTCCTGAAGTCCTAAAGACGTCAAGATTGCTGAAAATGCTTGACTTCCAATGGTTATCAATAATGTTGTTTCCACGATTGTTATGATATGATGACCTGTAATGCGAGGTGACACGGGACCAACGGATAGATCGTTGTGATATTGCGGTACCGCCGGGAAACCATGCGGTAACCGGAGAAAACAAAAGTCAACCTGCGGTATCTGGAGAAACCGGTCTACTCGACTCCAACGAGGTGACAACATGAGTGTGACTATGAAAACGACGATGAAAACGGAGAGGAAACGCATCCTGTTTGTGGACGACCGAGCCAGTGATACCCAGCTGGTGAAACTTTACCTGGAACGGACCAACGGTTACGTGGTCAGGGTAGAAAATGACGCCATGGCCGCACTTTCCGCGGCGGAGGAATTTCAGCCGCACTTAATCCTGCTGGATGTGATGATGCCGGGTATGGACGGCGGGGAATTGGCCGCTTGTTTTCAGGCGAACCCAAAATTGAAAGCCGTGCCGGTTGTGTTTCTGACGGCGGCCGTCACGATAGGAGAAGTTGAGGCGGGTGGTGGGCTGATCGGGGGGCGTCCCTTTCTGGCCAAGCCGATCGTACTGTCGGAAGTGGTCGCCTGTCTCAAGCATCACTTAGGCGGATGACACGTCGCGAAGCAAACCAGGCGAAGCCAGAGCCAGGGCAGAGCGGCGTTCCCTCATACCGACTGCGGCGATCTGCACAACGGCTTTGCCAGCGTGAAATGCAAAGACTGCGGCCACGAATACCTCATGGCATTTGCCTATAAACACTGCTGCTTTTAACGAGTAATCTTCATCTTGTGTGGCCACCCTGGAATGAAGATAAGTAGGTGCTAGAAATGGCCGAAACGTTTAATTTTCCCCTTGATTTTCCCTGAGGATTTCGGGTAGAAAGTTGCAAACTGGAGAGGACGATTATTTCGGTGAGCGGGAGGGAAATGTGCTTCCTGAACTACGCAATCCGGCAGAGTCATGAAATAGTCATGATTTATTCTGGTAATGAATGGCCAAAATCTCTTTAATATCCAAGTAGCTTTTCTCCAAGTATCCCTCAATATGTTGAGGTGCCGCTAAATATCGAGGCCAAATGAATCGTTTCATGCTTTTCTGCTGTTCTTCCTATTAATCTAACCATCTGTTATTAAATGATGAATCAAAGATTCTGATTTTCCTTCGGCTATTGGCAAGCCCTTTGCACTGCTGGCAAGATGATTCAACCGTATAACATCCAAACGAGTTTTTATCATCGACTATCTGATCACTGCCGCTATGTATGGCAACTTCAGGTTTTTAATGGTTGTGATTCGAGAAGGATTTACTAATGGGAAATGAAGCTGAGACCAAAAGTTCCTTACAGGTGTTGCAAGCATCTGAAACCCGATACCGACGTCTCTTTGAATCGGCCCAGGACGGGATATTAATTCTCAATGCGGAAACTGGGGAGATCGATGACGTCAATCCTTACATGATAGATATGTTGCATTACTCTCGTGAAGAGTTCGTGGGAATGAAACTCTGGGAGGTCAGTCCTTTCAAAGACAAAGTCTTTAATCAAACTGCCTTTGAAGAGTTACAGGACAAGGGATATATCCGGTACAAAGATTTGCCTCTGGAGACAAAAGAAGGAAAACCTATTGCCGTTGAGTTTGTTAGCAACGTTTACAAGGTTAATGGGGATAAGGTGATCCAATGTAACATCCGCAATATCACCGATCGCAAGCAGGCGGAGGAGGCGCTGAGGAAAAGCGAGAGGGAACTGAAGTCAAAAACTGAAAACCTTGAAGAAGTCAATTCGGCATTGAACGTATTACTGAAACGTGTGGAGGAAGGAAGGATAGAACTTGAGGAAAAGATTTTATCTAACATCAGGGAACTTGTTTTACCCTACATTGATAAATTGAAGAAGACACAATTATCTGATCATCAAGCCTCTTACTTATTTGTTATTGAAACAAATCTTGACAATATCGCCTCTTCCTTCCTCTATCATTTGAAAATGAGATATTTAAATCTTACTCACAGGGAGGTTCAGGTTGCTTCTCTTGTTAAGGAAGGGAAATCAACTAAAGAGATCGCCGTGTTGCTAAATATATCAATAAAAACTGTGGTATTCCATAGAAATAGTCTTAGAAATAAACTTAGTTTAAAGAATCATAAAGCCAACCTTCGAGCCCACCTATTAACCTTCACATAAGATCAAGTTATTGCCTGAATTAACCTAGTAATAATTAGGTATTGCGTTTATCAAAACGTAACCGGATAGTTATACAAAATATCTTTACGTCAAAAGCACTGAAAGCATGAATATCTTTCTTGGCAAGCCAATACGTTTACGCATTTTGGGGTACTCGTTTCAGTTTATCATACGTCTTTGTAATGAAATCTAAATATCTTAGGCCGATCAGATGATAACTGATATTATAAAAAGAAAACCCAAAACAAACCCCCAAACAAAGCAACAGCTTCGCCTTGAGGTGGAAGAACTTCGGACGAGGCTTGGTGCCACGGAGCGGCGCTTACACGAGGCTAGCGAATTATTGCAGGCTCAAATAACCGAGCGCAAGAAGATGGATGAGGTTTCAAAAGAATCTCGCAACGAACTGGAACAACAAGTGGAGGAGCGGACGATCGAACTGCAGACGGCTCTTTCTGCAATCAAAGCGATGAAAGACCAGCTGGAGATCGAGAATATTTATTTCCGTCAAAAAAACAAAATGATAAATCGTTTTGGGCATATCATCGGGCAAAGCGATGGCCTCAAGTATGTTCTCTATAGAGCGGAACAGGTTGCTTCCGGGGACACAACGGTCCTCATCCTTGGCGAGACCGGTACGGGGAAGGAGCTGATAGCCGCCGCCATCCATGACATGAGTCCCCGCAGGGAACGGCCGCTGATCACGGTTAACTGTGCCGCCTTGCCGGGCAATTTGATTGAGAGCGAACTCTTCGGTCGGGAGAAGGGGGCATTTACCGGGGCCGATACCCTGCAGATCGGCCGGTTTGAGGTTGCCAATGGTTCCACCCTGTGCCTGGACGAGATCGGAGAGCTGCCCATGGAGGTGCAGGCCAAGCTGCTCCGGGTGATTCAGAATAAAGAGTTTGAGCGTCTGGGATCGTCCCATACCGTCAAAGTTGATGTGCGGATCGTGGTCACGACCAATCGCGACCTGGAGGAGGAGATCCGCAAGGGCCGGTTCCGGCAGGACCTTTACTACCGGCTCAACGTCTTTCCCATCACGGTCCCGCCCTTACGGCAGCGGCAGGACGACATTGCCCTGATGGTTGAAGCCTTCCTGGAGCGGTTTTCCCGGAAAATGGGCAAACAGATTACCTCAATCCAGAAGGAGGCGATGAAGGCACTACTGAGTTACCCGTGGCCCGGAAACGTGCGGGAGCTGGAAAACATCATTGAACGGGCCGTGATTTTGTGCACGGGGTCCATTTTGCAACTGACAGACAAACTGAAAGTATCATCTCCCGCACTTTTATCCACCTTAGGGACTCTGGAAGAGACGGAGCGCAACCAGATTATGAAAATCCTTGCTGAAACCAACTGGCACATCGAAGGAACGAACGGGGCCGCAGCAATTCTGGGCCTCCATCCGAGCACCTTGCGAGCAAGAATGCACAAGCTCAAGATAGTCCGACCGGAGACATAAAAAAACCAGATTAAACTGTCCCCTCCCTTCAACATATCCCTCAATATATCGAGGTTCCACTATATATAGAGGCTAAGCGAATCATTTCATGCTTTGCTGCTGTTCTCTCCCGTTAATCTAATCGCCTGTTATTAAAGAATGAATCCAAACTTCTGATTTCCCTTCGGCTGTTGGCAAGCCATTTGCCGCTAAATTTTTGTAATCATACGAATAATGGTCGTTCTTATGATCTTAGTAATCTTACAAATGAAGGTCCCTTCCAAAAAGCGCATGGAGTTGTCACAGACGATTTCTGCACTCTCCGGCTCCATAAGGATGGAGAAGGGATGCAAGTGCTGCGATTTCTGCCAGAGTATCGAGGATGAAAATCGACTCTTTCTTCTTGAAGAATGGGATACCCAGGAGAACCTTATGACCCACCTGAAGTCGGTGCATTTTAAGGTGCTCCGGGGGGCGATGAGCCTTCTCCAAGAGCCCTTTGAAAGGATGTTCTACGAGAAGATTGCCAAGAGCAGGACTACCTTCTATGACTCTGAGGTGGTGGATACCTGTATGAGTCTTTTCAATGAGAAGGACTTTAAGATGGAAGGCTGACGCGTCTTGTGCAACTTATAACCAGTAATCATTACTTTTTATGATTACCGTTGCCTAACACTTTGAAGAAAATATCCTGAGACGTCTTTTTTGCTAAGAATTACGGGTTGAAAGCTGCTACCAGTATGTATCGTTGCCTAAGATTCGATCATCCGGTCGTATTCACGATGATCCCTGGTGGAGACCAATTCTCACGTCTACAGAGTGTTCCTGATGGTCGTCAACAAGGGTAATCGTTGCACCCTGTTGCGGGGCGCCGTCTACGGTCACACTCGTTGCGCCATCGCCTGCCTGTGTGCGCATAACAGCGATGTGGTATACCGTTTCCCGATACCGGTAGTGCATCTTGAAACCCTCCCAATCCGCCGGGAGAAGTGGTACAAAACTCAGTCTATCGGCCTCCATCCTCAGCCCCAGGAGTGATTCCACGATCAACCGGTACATCCAGCCGGCCGCCCCGGTGTACCATGTCCAGCCGCCCCGGCCGGTGTGCGGCGGAAGCGCGT is from Deltaproteobacteria bacterium and encodes:
- a CDS encoding PAS domain S-box protein, producing the protein MGNEAETKSSLQVLQASETRYRRLFESAQDGILILNAETGEIDDVNPYMIDMLHYSREEFVGMKLWEVSPFKDKVFNQTAFEELQDKGYIRYKDLPLETKEGKPIAVEFVSNVYKVNGDKVIQCNIRNITDRKQAEEALRKSERELKSKTENLEEVNSALNVLLKRVEEGRIELEEKILSNIRELVLPYIDKLKKTQLSDHQASYLFVIETNLDNIASSFLYHLKMRYLNLTHREVQVASLVKEGKSTKEIAVLLNISIKTVVFHRNSLRNKLSLKNHKANLRAHLLTFT
- a CDS encoding response regulator — translated: MSVTMKTTMKTERKRILFVDDRASDTQLVKLYLERTNGYVVRVENDAMAALSAAEEFQPHLILLDVMMPGMDGGELAACFQANPKLKAVPVVFLTAAVTIGEVEAGGGLIGGRPFLAKPIVLSEVVACLKHHLGG
- a CDS encoding sigma 54-interacting transcriptional regulator — translated: MITDIIKRKPKTNPQTKQQLRLEVEELRTRLGATERRLHEASELLQAQITERKKMDEVSKESRNELEQQVEERTIELQTALSAIKAMKDQLEIENIYFRQKNKMINRFGHIIGQSDGLKYVLYRAEQVASGDTTVLILGETGTGKELIAAAIHDMSPRRERPLITVNCAALPGNLIESELFGREKGAFTGADTLQIGRFEVANGSTLCLDEIGELPMEVQAKLLRVIQNKEFERLGSSHTVKVDVRIVVTTNRDLEEEIRKGRFRQDLYYRLNVFPITVPPLRQRQDDIALMVEAFLERFSRKMGKQITSIQKEAMKALLSYPWPGNVRELENIIERAVILCTGSILQLTDKLKVSSPALLSTLGTLEETERNQIMKILAETNWHIEGTNGAAAILGLHPSTLRARMHKLKIVRPET
- a CDS encoding antibiotic biosynthesis monooxygenase produces the protein MILVILQMKVPSKKRMELSQTISALSGSIRMEKGCKCCDFCQSIEDENRLFLLEEWDTQENLMTHLKSVHFKVLRGAMSLLQEPFERMFYEKIAKSRTTFYDSEVVDTCMSLFNEKDFKMEG